Proteins encoded together in one Halomicrobium urmianum window:
- a CDS encoding globin-coupled sensor protein — translation MKDWANEFGRGGLNSQLDVDSLVEECGLTGDEIEWRKDFVGFDETDERHLSNLEATFRDHTDDIAQGFYENLTGHEQTVEVIKGSEKSIDQLKRTQSAYLVTLASGDYGVEYFRDRARIGKIHDLLDMPMKHYIGQYGVYYDLVLPLLFERLEQRLVDRLEERTVAGDGGTAVTEAEDASPVTDVVSEELDRGLEEVLAVLRIVNLDMQVVADTYIHSYNQELEESIAERDRLMQEVERDLSRPIEELHESAEAVADSTDEISDIARTQADSMKDVGDEVANMSATIEEIASTAEEVSATSERAEELAAEGRDAATEAIDVMDSVTESSRDVATDVDRLHERVAEIDEIVEVINDIADQTNMLALNASIEAARAGEAGEGFAVVADEVKGLAEESQEHASEIESMVDDIKRETENAVKSLEETTEEVDRGMEEVESAMETLQEIADAVAEASQGIREVSDATDDQAASTEEVASMADELVEQAERVAGEISEVAAANEEQSAKIREINTTVDRLTD, via the coding sequence AACTCGCAGCTCGACGTCGATTCGCTCGTCGAGGAGTGCGGACTGACCGGCGACGAGATCGAGTGGCGGAAGGACTTCGTCGGGTTCGACGAGACTGACGAACGCCACCTGTCGAACCTGGAAGCGACGTTTCGCGATCACACGGACGATATCGCACAGGGGTTCTACGAGAATCTCACCGGACACGAGCAGACGGTCGAGGTCATCAAGGGCTCGGAGAAATCGATCGACCAGCTGAAACGGACGCAATCTGCGTATCTCGTGACGCTCGCGAGCGGCGACTACGGCGTGGAGTACTTCCGGGACCGCGCTCGCATCGGCAAGATCCACGACCTGCTCGACATGCCGATGAAACACTACATCGGGCAGTACGGCGTCTACTACGACCTCGTCCTCCCGCTCCTGTTCGAGCGCCTCGAACAGCGGCTAGTCGATCGGCTGGAGGAGCGGACCGTCGCCGGCGACGGCGGAACGGCGGTGACGGAAGCCGAGGACGCCAGTCCAGTCACAGACGTCGTAAGCGAGGAACTCGATCGCGGGCTCGAAGAGGTCCTCGCGGTCCTTCGGATCGTCAATCTCGACATGCAGGTCGTCGCAGACACGTACATCCACTCCTACAATCAGGAGCTCGAGGAGTCGATCGCGGAACGCGATCGGCTCATGCAGGAGGTGGAACGGGATCTCTCTCGCCCGATCGAGGAACTCCACGAGTCGGCGGAAGCGGTGGCCGACAGCACGGACGAGATCAGCGACATCGCTCGCACGCAGGCGGATTCGATGAAAGACGTCGGCGACGAAGTCGCGAACATGAGCGCGACGATCGAGGAGATCGCCTCCACCGCCGAGGAAGTGAGCGCGACGAGCGAACGCGCCGAGGAACTGGCCGCGGAGGGACGCGACGCCGCGACCGAGGCGATCGACGTGATGGACAGCGTGACCGAGTCCTCCCGCGACGTGGCGACCGACGTCGATCGATTGCACGAGCGCGTCGCGGAGATCGACGAGATCGTCGAGGTGATCAACGACATCGCCGACCAGACGAACATGCTCGCGCTGAACGCATCGATCGAGGCCGCCCGCGCGGGGGAAGCCGGTGAGGGCTTCGCCGTCGTCGCCGACGAGGTCAAGGGACTCGCGGAGGAGTCCCAGGAGCACGCGAGCGAGATCGAGTCGATGGTCGACGATATCAAACGGGAAACGGAGAACGCCGTGAAGAGCCTCGAGGAGACGACCGAGGAGGTCGACCGGGGCATGGAGGAGGTCGAGTCGGCGATGGAAACCCTTCAGGAGATCGCCGACGCCGTCGCGGAGGCGTCACAGGGTATTCGCGAGGTCTCCGACGCGACGGACGATCAGGCCGCCTCCACGGAGGAAGTCGCGAGCATGGCCGACGAACTCGTCGAGCAGGCCGAACGGGTCGCCGGCGAGATCTCCGAGGTCGCCGCGGCCAACGAGGAGCAATCGGCCAAGATCCGCGAGATCAACACGACCGTGGACAGACTGACGGACTGA
- a CDS encoding cation-translocating P-type ATPase, whose protein sequence is MSGSPHSRSADDVVAGLDTDPDGLSDDEARRRLDEHGENDVVSGGERSAVDIFVAQFDSALIWVLIAAAALSVWAGHVVDAVLIAVIVVANGIFGFVQDYRAEESLASLRELAAPTAVVRRDGDAVEVDATALVPGDVVELESGDVVPADARLLSESALEVDEAALTGESVPVSKSPEPVDEAAPLAERESAVYKGTNVTRGSGVAVVTATGMDTEVGDIARELAGTEETDTPLQAELDDLGRTLGIGVLVLAALVVPFLLLRGTDPIQAGLTAVSLAVAAVPEGLPAVVTLTLALGVRRMADEDALVRRLPAVEALGSVDVVCTDKTGTLTEGRMRVERLWVNDAVVAPGDEGRDQSAVGSDDRAELLLRAGALCNDATAEEGDPTERAIVEAAADYGLDVAALRDEYPRTDEIPFSSERKWMGTVHGDVVYVKGAPEVVLEMSDRVLTESGPTELTGERAERIRDRTEAFADDALRVLAVAYTEETDAVDEDLVFVGLVGMIDPAREEVADAIATTTGAGVAVKMITGDNARTAAAIAASLGMDSSVVEGSEIERLDDDELRERVESVDVFARAAPQHKVRILRALQANGHVVAMTGDGVNDAPALKNADVGVAMGIRGTDVAKQASDVVLLDDNYATIERAIERGRAIFDNVWKFVAYLLSANIAEVAIVFLASLLGYLVLPAVQLLWINLLTDGLPALALGADPQGGDVMERPPRDPDRGIVDREMLGLMGGTGTVTTAAMLGLLFYALDGAPSVTPYAMTMVFTGFVLLEFGKLYVIRWLRETPTYSNRWLALAVGGSLALQLAVLYTPLNRYFGTVALGVADWGILAAVLAVVLPLYLLVAAGVRRLRPGY, encoded by the coding sequence GTGTCAGGGAGTCCACACAGCCGATCGGCAGACGACGTCGTCGCCGGTCTCGACACGGATCCCGACGGCCTGTCCGACGACGAGGCCCGGCGACGCCTCGACGAGCACGGCGAGAACGACGTCGTCAGCGGCGGCGAGCGCTCGGCCGTCGACATCTTCGTCGCGCAGTTCGACAGCGCTCTCATCTGGGTGCTGATCGCCGCCGCGGCGCTATCGGTGTGGGCGGGCCACGTCGTCGACGCGGTGTTGATCGCCGTCATCGTCGTCGCCAACGGAATCTTCGGCTTCGTTCAAGACTACCGCGCGGAGGAGAGCCTCGCGTCACTGCGGGAACTGGCAGCGCCGACGGCCGTCGTGCGGCGCGACGGGGACGCGGTCGAGGTGGACGCGACGGCGCTCGTACCGGGCGACGTGGTCGAACTGGAGAGCGGCGACGTGGTCCCCGCCGACGCGCGACTGCTGTCGGAGAGCGCCCTCGAGGTGGACGAGGCGGCCCTGACGGGTGAGAGCGTCCCCGTCTCCAAGTCGCCCGAACCGGTCGACGAAGCAGCGCCGCTCGCCGAGCGTGAGTCGGCCGTGTACAAGGGGACGAACGTGACCCGCGGATCGGGCGTCGCCGTCGTCACGGCCACGGGAATGGACACCGAGGTCGGCGACATCGCGCGTGAACTCGCCGGGACCGAGGAGACGGACACGCCGCTGCAGGCCGAACTCGACGACCTCGGGCGGACGCTGGGGATCGGCGTCCTCGTCCTCGCCGCGCTCGTCGTCCCGTTCCTGCTGCTCCGGGGCACGGATCCGATCCAGGCGGGCCTGACGGCCGTGTCGCTGGCCGTCGCCGCCGTCCCCGAGGGACTCCCGGCCGTGGTGACGCTGACGCTGGCGCTCGGGGTCCGCAGGATGGCCGACGAGGACGCGCTCGTGCGGCGACTGCCCGCCGTCGAGGCGCTCGGGTCCGTCGACGTCGTCTGCACCGACAAGACCGGGACGCTCACCGAGGGCCGGATGCGCGTCGAGCGGCTGTGGGTCAACGACGCCGTCGTCGCCCCGGGCGACGAGGGGCGCGACCAGTCCGCCGTGGGATCGGACGACCGCGCCGAGTTACTGCTGCGGGCGGGCGCCCTCTGTAACGACGCGACGGCCGAGGAGGGCGACCCGACCGAGCGAGCGATCGTGGAGGCCGCAGCGGACTACGGTCTCGACGTCGCGGCACTCAGGGACGAGTACCCACGGACGGACGAGATCCCGTTCTCGTCGGAACGCAAGTGGATGGGAACCGTTCACGGCGACGTGGTCTACGTGAAGGGAGCGCCGGAGGTCGTCCTCGAGATGTCCGATCGCGTCCTGACCGAGTCGGGGCCGACAGAGCTCACGGGGGAACGGGCCGAACGGATCCGCGACCGGACGGAGGCGTTCGCCGACGACGCGCTGCGGGTGCTCGCGGTGGCCTACACGGAGGAGACGGACGCGGTCGACGAGGACCTGGTGTTCGTCGGCCTGGTCGGGATGATCGATCCGGCGCGCGAGGAGGTCGCGGACGCCATCGCGACGACGACGGGCGCGGGCGTCGCCGTGAAGATGATCACCGGCGACAACGCCCGCACGGCCGCCGCCATCGCGGCGTCGCTCGGCATGGACTCGTCGGTCGTCGAGGGGAGCGAGATCGAACGCCTCGACGACGACGAACTCCGCGAGCGCGTCGAGTCGGTCGACGTCTTCGCGCGCGCCGCCCCCCAGCACAAGGTGCGCATCCTCCGCGCGCTCCAGGCGAACGGCCACGTCGTCGCGATGACCGGCGACGGCGTCAACGACGCGCCGGCGCTGAAGAACGCCGACGTGGGCGTCGCGATGGGGATCCGCGGCACGGACGTCGCCAAGCAGGCCAGCGACGTCGTCCTGCTGGACGACAACTACGCGACCATCGAGCGAGCGATCGAGCGCGGACGGGCCATCTTCGACAACGTCTGGAAGTTCGTGGCGTACCTCCTCAGCGCGAATATCGCCGAGGTGGCGATCGTCTTCCTCGCCTCGCTGCTGGGCTACCTCGTGCTGCCGGCGGTCCAGCTGCTGTGGATCAACCTGCTGACGGACGGCCTGCCGGCGCTGGCGCTGGGCGCCGATCCACAGGGTGGCGACGTGATGGAGCGACCGCCACGGGATCCCGACCGCGGCATCGTCGACCGGGAGATGCTCGGCCTGATGGGCGGGACCGGCACAGTGACCACCGCGGCGATGCTCGGCCTGCTGTTCTACGCGCTCGACGGCGCGCCGTCGGTCACGCCGTACGCGATGACGATGGTGTTCACCGGGTTCGTCCTCCTGGAGTTCGGGAAGCTGTACGTCATCCGCTGGCTGCGGGAGACGCCGACGTACTCGAACCGGTGGCTGGCGCTCGCCGTCGGCGGGTCGCTGGCGTTGCAACTCGCCGTCCTGTACACGCCGCTCAACCGGTACTTCGGCACCGTGGCGCTCGGGGTCGCTGACTGGGGAATACTCGCGGCCGTTCTCGCCGTCGTCCTGCCGCTGTACCTCCTAGTCGCCGCCGGCGTCAGGCGGCTTCGACCCGGGTACTGA